DNA sequence from the Egibacteraceae bacterium genome:
AACAGTTCGTTGGACAGGTACGCCTGTGCGTCGTCGGTGGACGCGAAACCGTGGAGGACTTGGACGTCCTCATCTCGGATGAGCAGCTCTTTGCTGGTCGCACCGGCGATGGTGTCCAGGAACGGCTGCTTGTACTGCTCGTAGACTCTCGCCGCAGCTTGGCGATCGGGGTCATCGACCTTCAACGTGATTTCGAGATAGGCCATAGCGTGCCTCACTTCCGTGTCGCAGTCTGTCCGGCGGACGGCCGGGTTCCCGGTCACGTTATTGCGGTCCCGCCTGCTCCGGTAGGCTCGGCCCGCGAATGAGGATATAACTGCTCGCTATTGCTGGCCGTCATCATCGACGCTCGATGCCGCCTGAGCCACCAGGCTGGTCAGAGCATCGATGTCCGGCTCGAGCGCCGAGCCTTGGTACCAGACTGCCTCGTAGAAGATCTCGATCTCGACGCCGCCGTCGTGCAGCGGCCGGTGTGGAGCGTCGGGCGAACTGAGCTTGGACTGCGGCAGGATGGCCGCTCCCAACCCGAGGTTCGCCCACTGCTCCAACACTCGGTAGCTCGACGCTTCACCGGGATAGGTGTTCATCGGCAGATCGTGGGCGTCGAAGAGCTGAGTGGTGAACGTGGTCAGCCCGCACGAGTCCGGCACGAGGATAAAGGGGTCATCGACGGTGTCGGCGAGTTCGACGGGCTCAGGTCCTGCGGGTGTGGCCTCCACGACGACCACGGCCTCGGAGTCGATGATTCGGTGCTGGAAGTGCGGCAACGGCTCGACGGAGGGGATCAGGATCACGTCGAGTTCCCCGGCGAGCAAGCCCTCCCGCAACTCCTTCATGTTGGCCTCGCGAAGCACCAGGTCCCGCGGCTCCGGAAGCTCATACGCGGCAGCAAACGCCCTCGCCACCAACTGCGGGCTTATGAGCGGCGAGACCCCCATGTGGAGGCTGTGCTTGCGCGGCTCGGCTAGCCGCCGAGCCTCCGCGGTGATGGCGTCCAGCTGAGAGAGCGCGCGATCGATCAGAGGCAGCATTCGCGCGCCGAAGGCCGTGCGGGTGACCCCACGGGTAGAGCGGTCGAACAACCGGTCGCCGAGGCGTTCCTCCAGCTTCGCGACCCCGTTGGACAGGGCAGGCTGTGTGACGCCGTAGGCCCGCGCTGCGGCGCTGAATGACTCGCTCTCTGCGACCGCCCGCGCGTACCGCAGCCCTTCCAAGCTGAGACGTTCAGTCATAGCGTGATCATATCGCCAGTTCGCACGCCCGAAGCGTAACGGCTCTCGGTGTCGGCTCGTGATGCAGGCGCGATGCGATCGCGCTCCGCCACCGGATACCCCTGCGACGTAGCGGCCGGCGGCGGTCAGCATCTGCTGCACCAGCTGGCGCCGGTGGGCTGAGTGTCAGGACGACCGACCTGCTCATCCGCGACGTGCCTGACGAGGTCCTCGCCGCGATCGACGCCCGGGCAAAGCGTCTGGGGATCTCCAGAACCGAGTACCGTCCCCCGCTATCCGCGATGCCGGTGGAGTATCAGACCCCCGGCATCGAGGACCGCGCAGCCGCAGTCCAGGTCTTGTTGGCCGACGACGCCACCACCGTGCGGTGTCCGTCCCCGATCTCATCGTTGCTGCGACGGCCGAGCTGGCGGGATTGACGGTCCTGCACCTCGACAAGGACTTCGACCTCATCGCCGCCGTCACCAGCCAACCCACTCATAGCCGAGGGGTGTACGCCCTGTGCC
Encoded proteins:
- a CDS encoding LysR family transcriptional regulator, which gives rise to MTERLSLEGLRYARAVAESESFSAAARAYGVTQPALSNGVAKLEERLGDRLFDRSTRGVTRTAFGARMLPLIDRALSQLDAITAEARRLAEPRKHSLHMGVSPLISPQLVARAFAAAYELPEPRDLVLREANMKELREGLLAGELDVILIPSVEPLPHFQHRIIDSEAVVVVEATPAGPEPVELADTVDDPFILVPDSCGLTTFTTQLFDAHDLPMNTYPGEASSYRVLEQWANLGLGAAILPQSKLSSPDAPHRPLHDGGVEIEIFYEAVWYQGSALEPDIDALTSLVAQAASSVDDDGQQ